Proteins encoded together in one Branchiostoma lanceolatum isolate klBraLanc5 chromosome 11, klBraLanc5.hap2, whole genome shotgun sequence window:
- the LOC136444924 gene encoding zinc finger protein 723-like has protein sequence MATGGMCRLTSEQEQNRSENNNFKCSECEREFVHMRQLNLHQRIHSDERSYRCEYCSRRFNKMGNLKTHIRTHTGEKAFTCEHCSRQFSELGTLKTHIRTHTGEKPYRCEKCNKRFNHSSDLTNHIRTHTGEKPYRCEECGKQFSELGNLKKHIRTHTGEKPYKCEKCSKQFRDSSDLKTHKQIHTGEKPYRCEECGKRFAILSYMKRHMMRMHTGERGYGKCERSFTHQIHTESTRAEKLKFCGDL, from the coding sequence ATGGCTACCGGCGGCATGTGTCGTCTGACATCAGAGCAGGAACAGAACAGAAGTGAAAATAATAATTTCAAGTGTAGTGAGTGCGAGAGGGAGTTCGTTCATATGAGACAGTTGAATCTACACCAGCGAATTCACAGCGACGAGAGGTCGTATAGATGTGAGTACTGCAGTCGACGGTTTAACAAGATGGGCAATCTGAAGACACATATAAGAACTCACACCGGTGAAAAGGCTTTCACATGCGAGCAttgtagcaggcagttcagcGAGTTGGGTACTCTGAAGACACACATAAGaacacacaccggtgagaaaccgtacagatgtgaaaaatgtaacaaaCGCTTCAATCACTCATCTGATCTGACGAATCACatacggactcacacaggtgagaaaccgtacaggtgTGAAGAGTGCGGCAAGCAGTTTAGCGAGCTGGGTAATCTCAAGAAACACATTcggactcacacgggtgagaaaccgtacaaatgCGAaaagtgcagcaagcagtttagAGATTCGAGTGATCTGAAGACACATAAGCAgattcacacaggtgaaaaaccatacaggtgtgaggagtgcggcaagcGATTCGCTATCCTGTCGTATATGAAGAGACACATGATGCGGatgcacactggtgagagaggCTACGGAAAATGTGAAAGAAGCTTTACCCatcaaattcatactgaatcaACTCGTGCAGAAAAACTTAAGTTCTGTGGAGATCTATAG